Below is a genomic region from Flavobacterium ginsengisoli.
ACTTCCTCGTTTAAAACTGCGGCAAAAATTTCTCCGCCTTTGTTTATAATGTAATCTTCGGCATGATCAAGCGCTTTTACATCATTTGGTTCAACTACAAAATAATTTGAAATCCATTCTATGTTTAAATCCTTGAAATCTTTTTTGTATTTCGGGTTATAAGTTACTATTTCTACTTGTTCGTTATTTTTCATAATGCTATTAAATACTATTTTTTATTATTCTGCCCAATTTTTCCAGATCAGAATTTACGCGTTCATTCCATTCTAAAACATAGGTTAATCTCATGCAGTTGTTGTATTGATTGTACTGCGAAAAAATTCTTCCTGGTGCAAAGACGATTTTTTGAGCGAGAGCAGTGTTGTATAATTCTGTTGTAGAAATTCTTTCATCTAATTCTATCCATAACATAAAACCGCCTTTTGGCTGTGCTATTTTGGTGTTGTCTGGAAAATAAGATTCTACAGCACGGCTAATCTGAAGATAATTATTGTAAAGCTTATTTCTAAAAGACCTCAGATGATGATCGTAACGTCCATGTTCTAAGAAATCTGCAATGACATCTGAATATAAAGAAGAATTGCAAACCGTTTGAACTAGTTTTTGACGTATGATTTTATCTTTAAATTTTCCGGTGCAATCCATCCAACGCGATAACCTGGTGCAAGCGTTTTAGAAACAGATCCGATCCACAAAACCAAACCAGCTTCGTCATAAAATTTGCAAGGCTTTGGGCGTTCTGAACCAAAGTAAAGATTGCCGTAAATATCGTCTTCAATTAATGGAATATTATATTGTGTTATCAGTCGTACCAGTTCTTGCTTGTTTTCATCAGGCATTTGAAACCCCATTGGATTATTAAAATTAGTAACAAAACAACAGGCCTTTATTTCAGGCATTACTTTTTTTAAAGCGTCGAGATCTATTCCATACAAAGGATGGGTCGGAATTTCAACAGCTTTTAAACCTAATGCCTTAATGGCTTGAAGTATTCCAAAATAAGCAGGACTTTCTACAGCAACACTGTCTCCTGGAGATGTCACGGCCATAAGTGCATTGTACATGGCATGCATAGCGCCAGAAGTAATTACAAGATCGTCTTCGGTAATTTTTCCTTCCATAACAAGTGCCCATTTTGCAATGGCACGTCGAAGTTCTTCAGATCCTTGAACGGGTTCGTAGGTTGTGCCGGCGTCACTTCTATTTCGTACAGCATTGATGATTCCTTTGTTAAGTTTTGCAATTGGAAGAAAATTTTTTCCAGGTAATCCAAGTGCAAATTGTGTTACATCGGTTTGATTGATGGTACCGAAAACTTTATCAATAAGCTCCTCGGGCGTATTTTCTGTTTCGTGATTGTTTATACTCGCAATTGTTGGAAGTGCCGTTGTGCGTTGTGAACTTTTGCTTACATAATATCCCGTTTTTGGACGAGATTCTATAAGAGAACGGCTTTCGAGTTCTAAATATGCTTGTTTAATGGTATTAAGGCTAACATTATATAGTTTTTGCGCACTTCGTACAGAAGGCAGTTTGTCGCCAAGCATTAAAGTTTCAGTGTGAATTTGATCTTCAATGATTTTGGCAATTTTTAAATATAATGTTTCTTGATTCTTCATTGTGCTTTTTCTTAAGCGTTTAAAGGTTGAGATAATGAATAAAATGTTCGGTACTTTTTTTAGTTGTTCAGCATTATTGAAATTGGCACTTCTTTTTTCGTTAGAAATTTTTTGATGTATTCATTAAATGTTGCTTTATCTTCATTTGTCAAACTTCCGTTATCATAAATTTTAAATCCGATTTCATTATTTTCATCCAATACTAAACTTGCAAACGAATTTATTTCATTGTCTTTTTCGCAGAGAAGAAAAGGCATTCCAAAAAGCATTTTATCTTCAGCTTTTTCACGCATGTTCTGAATGAAGATGTTTTGCAAAATCTCCATATCAAATACATAAACTTCTCTAAATGTTGTCTTTTTCTGTGTTGTTGCTTTAGATTCCATATCTTTTTTTAGCAAAATTATTGCTATCGGGTTTATGGGTACAGATACAGAAAAAACTTTTTTTACGGGTACAGATTAAAATTACTGTTTTTTGTTGAGAGGATGAAATAATTGTAAAAAGAAAGTCCCTGAATGTTATTCAGAGACTTTAAATTATAAAGAAGAAAAGGAAATTAATTATTGATTTTCCTTTTCTAAATCGGCAACAGAAATCTGATCTAATATATTCGTTTGATTTGGCGAAATATAGTTTTTATTTTCGATCGTTGCTTCTTTCTTAAAAAGAAGATCTAAGGCATTATATAGTTTTAATAAAACATCACGATCTGCTTTATCAATTTCTAAAGCAGTATTAAAGTTAAAAACATAATTATTCGAATTGCGCACTTCGACTTTTATTGTTTTTGATGTGATCTTAAATTTAACTATATCCATATGTTTGTAAATTACCTTTGCAAAATAACTATTTTAATGGCAGTTTTTGCGGATATTTTTTGATTTTTTAATTACAAATAATTTTTATTTTCCTCTTTTAATTTTAGCAATACATCCATTGCTTTTTGCGCGTCATTTTCATCAACAAATATATGGTCGTGAAAATAGGCGACAACTACATTGCAACTTATATTGGCTTTTCCTAAAGCTTGAGAAAATGCGAGCAGTTAAACCTACTGCAGCCAAAGAAGAATGAACTTCTAAAGTAATCCAAGAAGCAACATAAGAGAAGTTAAGATTAAGTTCTTCTGCAAAGTGTTTTTCTAGTACAACTGTGATTCCTTCTTGCTCTTTAAATAGAAATAAAATTTTAGAAAAAGGAATTAAATCTAAAGAATCTACTTTGGTGAAAACATACTTTCCGTCATTAAGAAGAGGATTAAGATTCTCTAAAATAGTGTTCAAATTTGTTTCGCCTTCCATAAAAATAGGATTGATTTTTATTTAAAAATAATAAAAAACCCTTAAACATTTCTGCTTAAGGGTTTTACCTTCTAAGTAGCGAGGACGGGAGTTGAACCCGTGACCTCAGGGTTATGAATCCTGCGCTCTAACCAACTGAGCTACCTCGCCTGGACTGCTATCATGAATTCGTGATTGCGGGTGCAAAGATAGAAATAATATTAAAGCGTGCAAGCATAAATTGAAGAAAAAAAAATATTTTTAAAAATGCATTGTTTTTGGACATATATTCTTATATTTCGAAAAAATTAAAAGTAGCACATGGATTCAAAAATACGTTACGAAATCGAGTTTCCGATCAATTCTTCGCCACAATTATTGTATCAATATATATCAACGCCGTCAGGTTTACAAGAATGGTTTGCTGACAATGTTAATTCAAGAGGTGAAATTTTTACTTTCATCTGGAATGATTCGCAGGAAAAAGCACGTTTGGCTTCAAAAAAATCTGGAGAAAAAGTAAAATTCAAATGGGTTGATGATAGCAGTAAAGATACCGAGTACTTTTTTGAACTTCATATTTTAGTTGATGAGTTGACTAAAGATGTATCGCTTATGGTAGTCGATTTTGCTGATAAAGAAGAATTAGGCGAGGCTAAACAATTGTGGGAGAACCAAATCTCAGATCTAAAACATCTTATAGGATCTGTTTAGTAAAAGTCTATTTTATACCTTATATTTGCCCTGAACAAAATTCAGGGTTTTTTTTATGATTAATTTTAACGGAAACATAGCGCAAGAAGATACAATATTAACTCAAAACCGCGCTTTTTTATACGGAGACGGTATCTTTGAAACAGTAAAAATTATCAATGGAAAAATCTTGTTTCTTGAGGATCATTATTTTAGGCTAATGGCTTCTATGCGAGTAGTGAGAATGATGATTCCGATGGATTTTACAATGGAATATTTTGAAGAGCAAATTCTGAACTTGGTAAAAGAACAAGGAATTGCATCTTCAGCTCGCGCAAGA
It encodes:
- a CDS encoding PLP-dependent aminotransferase family protein; amino-acid sequence: MKNQETLYLKIAKIIEDQIHTETLMLGDKLPSVRSAQKLYNVSLNTIKQAYLELESRSLIESRPKTGYYVSKSSQRTTALPTIASINNHETENTPEELIDKVFGTINQTDVTQFALGLPGKNFLPIAKLNKGIINAVRNRSDAGTTYEPVQGSEELRRAIAKWALVMEGKITEDDLVITSGAMHAMYNALMAVTSPGDSVAVESPAYFGILQAIKALGLKAVEIPTHPLYGIDLDALKKVMPEIKACCFVTNFNNPMGFQMPDENKQELVRLITQYNIPLIEDDIYGNLYFGSERPKPCKFYDEAGLVLWIGSVSKTLAPGYRVGWIAPENLKIKSYVKN
- a CDS encoding ACT domain-containing protein; its protein translation is MEGETNLNTILENLNPLLNDGKYVFTKVDSLDLIPFSKILFLFKEQEGITVVLEKHFAEELNLNFSYVASWITLEVHSSLAAVGLTARIFSSFRKSQYKLQCSCRLFSRPYIC
- a CDS encoding START-like domain-containing protein, coding for MDSKIRYEIEFPINSSPQLLYQYISTPSGLQEWFADNVNSRGEIFTFIWNDSQEKARLASKKSGEKVKFKWVDDSSKDTEYFFELHILVDELTKDVSLMVVDFADKEELGEAKQLWENQISDLKHLIGSV